In Opitutus sp. ER46, the following are encoded in one genomic region:
- a CDS encoding sialidase family protein encodes MQSMIRSTFPLRAVVAWSVLTAALGAATPAATESVGGPVRPLANPFVAVGESPDPATIPLYTPSLLRLPSGRLLAAYDRGGAAGRKGMANAVLLSSDDHGVTWTQRGAMAMTHGRLFQAGTNIYYLGQKGDLRVACSKDQGETWGEPVELTSGQQWHQSACNVWHTGGRVYLVMERRVSNTIRAWPVGELAPVLMRASEAADLTKRESWTFASELAFRDVVPGYEKNDMDLGWFGVPFFPMTYPAKSSVGGRRSMAPIGWLETNVVQVRDPDHVWYDPTGHTFHLFMRGHTGGTGYAAVAKVVENDDGTMTTQLEKMPSGKPVLFLPFPGGQMRFHICYDEKTRLYWLLSSQATDSMARPDRLPPERYDLPNNERHRLVLHFSRNLVDWCFAGVVAIGPSPKQSRHYASMDIDGDDLVILSRSGDSRAKSAHDGNLITFHRVRNFRDLVY; translated from the coding sequence ATGCAATCCATGATTCGCAGCACGTTTCCCCTCCGCGCCGTTGTGGCGTGGTCAGTCCTCACGGCCGCGCTCGGCGCAGCGACGCCCGCGGCGACCGAGTCCGTCGGCGGTCCGGTCCGTCCGCTCGCCAATCCGTTCGTGGCGGTCGGCGAGTCTCCGGACCCGGCGACGATCCCGTTGTACACGCCCAGCCTCCTCCGGCTGCCGAGCGGACGCCTCCTGGCGGCTTACGACCGCGGCGGTGCCGCGGGTCGGAAGGGCATGGCCAACGCCGTCCTGCTCAGCTCCGACGACCATGGCGTCACGTGGACGCAGCGCGGCGCCATGGCGATGACGCATGGGCGGCTGTTTCAGGCCGGGACCAACATCTATTATCTCGGGCAGAAGGGTGACCTGCGCGTCGCCTGTTCGAAGGACCAAGGCGAGACCTGGGGCGAGCCAGTGGAGCTGACGTCGGGCCAGCAATGGCATCAGTCCGCCTGCAATGTCTGGCACACGGGCGGACGCGTATACCTCGTGATGGAGCGCCGGGTTTCGAACACGATCCGCGCGTGGCCGGTCGGCGAACTTGCGCCAGTTTTGATGCGGGCCAGCGAGGCGGCCGACCTCACCAAACGCGAGAGCTGGACTTTCGCCTCCGAGCTCGCGTTTCGGGACGTCGTTCCCGGCTACGAAAAGAACGACATGGACCTGGGCTGGTTCGGCGTTCCGTTCTTCCCGATGACGTACCCAGCGAAGAGCAGCGTGGGCGGCCGGCGCTCCATGGCTCCGATCGGCTGGCTCGAGACCAATGTCGTGCAGGTGCGGGACCCGGATCACGTCTGGTACGATCCGACCGGTCACACCTTCCATCTCTTCATGCGGGGCCACACCGGCGGCACCGGTTACGCCGCGGTCGCCAAGGTGGTCGAAAACGACGACGGCACCATGACTACGCAGCTCGAGAAGATGCCGTCCGGTAAGCCAGTTCTCTTTCTGCCGTTTCCCGGCGGACAGATGCGCTTCCATATCTGCTACGACGAGAAGACGCGGCTCTACTGGCTGTTGAGCTCGCAGGCGACGGACTCGATGGCGCGCCCCGACCGGCTTCCGCCGGAGCGTTACGACCTTCCCAACAACGAGCGCCACCGGCTCGTGCTGCACTTCTCCCGCAACCTCGTCGATTGGTGCTTCGCTGGCGTCGTGGCCATCGGGCCGTCGCCGAAGCAGTCGCGGCACTATGCGAGTATGGACATCGACGGCGACGACCTCGTGATCCTTTCGCGGAGCGGAGACAGTCGCGCCAAGAGCGCGCACGACGGGAATCTGATCACCTTCCACCGCGTCCGAAACTTCCGCGACCTCGTGTACTGA
- a CDS encoding sialidase family protein, with protein sequence MSFRLLLALDAALMLGGAGVETQAQPIRPLANTYVVVGESPAPSSVPLYSPSILRLPSGRLLAAYAQASKDSKRFGPAQEILLSSDDHGVTWTRRATSPELQGRLFLAGKAVYYLATGAGLPIQRSADEGVTWSAPRELTAHREVWQQTPANVWYANDSVYLAFEHRHAVIDAWGPSEKGLVLLRARAGTDLTQPAAWTFSSEQVFADVVPGVRDNAINTSGLDFFGVPFLRQNYPHRAVVAESPRRTMPPIGWVEPEVVQILDPDHDWYDPAGHTFHILARAHTGGTGFACLTKVVEQPDGSMTMSLERAPSGKPMLYLPVPGGQLRFHLVYDRQTKLYWMVGSQATDSMRRADRLPPDRFDLPYNERHRLVLHFSRNLVDWCFAGLVAVGNGPGEARHYASMDIDGDDLVILSRSGDARAKSAHEGNLITFHRVRNFRDLVY encoded by the coding sequence ATGAGCTTCAGACTTCTCCTTGCCCTTGACGCCGCGCTCATGCTCGGCGGAGCCGGCGTGGAGACGCAGGCCCAGCCGATCCGCCCGCTGGCCAACACCTATGTCGTCGTAGGCGAATCGCCGGCGCCCAGCTCCGTCCCACTGTACTCCCCGAGCATCCTCCGGCTGCCTTCCGGGCGGCTGCTCGCGGCGTACGCCCAGGCGAGCAAGGACTCGAAACGCTTCGGTCCGGCGCAGGAAATCCTCCTCAGTTCGGACGATCATGGCGTCACCTGGACGCGGCGTGCGACCAGCCCTGAGTTGCAGGGCCGGCTGTTTCTCGCGGGCAAGGCGGTGTACTACCTGGCGACCGGAGCGGGCCTGCCCATTCAGCGCTCCGCCGACGAGGGCGTGACCTGGTCCGCGCCTCGCGAACTCACCGCCCACCGCGAGGTCTGGCAGCAGACGCCGGCGAACGTCTGGTACGCCAACGATAGTGTGTATCTGGCCTTCGAACACCGGCACGCGGTCATCGACGCGTGGGGACCGAGCGAGAAGGGGCTCGTGCTGCTGCGCGCCCGTGCCGGGACCGACCTCACCCAGCCGGCGGCGTGGACCTTCTCGAGCGAACAGGTCTTCGCGGACGTCGTTCCCGGCGTACGGGACAACGCGATCAACACGTCCGGCCTCGATTTCTTCGGCGTTCCCTTCCTCCGGCAAAACTACCCGCACCGCGCCGTTGTCGCCGAGTCGCCGCGGCGAACGATGCCGCCGATCGGCTGGGTCGAGCCCGAGGTCGTGCAGATCCTCGATCCCGATCACGACTGGTACGACCCCGCCGGACACACCTTTCACATCCTCGCGCGTGCCCACACGGGCGGCACCGGCTTCGCCTGCCTCACGAAGGTCGTCGAGCAACCGGACGGCTCGATGACGATGTCGCTGGAACGGGCCCCGTCCGGGAAGCCCATGCTTTACCTGCCGGTACCCGGCGGACAGCTGCGCTTCCACCTCGTTTACGATCGCCAGACCAAGCTGTACTGGATGGTCGGTTCGCAGGCGACCGACTCGATGCGTCGCGCCGATCGATTGCCCCCTGACCGGTTCGATCTACCCTACAACGAACGGCACCGGCTCGTGCTCCATTTCTCCCGCAATCTCGTGGACTGGTGTTTTGCCGGGCTGGTCGCCGTGGGGAACGGTCCCGGCGAGGCGCGGCACTACGCCAGCATGGATATCGACGGTGACGACCTCGTGATCCTCTCGCGCAGCGGTGATGCCCGGGCCAAGAGCGCCCACGAAGGCAACCTGATCACCTTTCACCGGGTGAGGAACTTCCGGGACCTCGTGTATTGA
- a CDS encoding GH32 C-terminal domain-containing protein: MIPLRPSVVSVAAGALLAVIAVTSQSTLAAEATPPDHSEGAALPARTRWTATGSALNASLRPPNADLPATVWADSRVATNGTGATGTLTSPPFSLTQPCLVFQITGGAHPFRAAFNLLCDGQVVRTATGGGTTPRTVTWDVRRWLGRKGQLQVVDLVDGDDGFVRVEALSWAETPATAPSGDVPMAVQSARQEAQADVAAARRRAGEDPWRPQYHFLPPAQRMNDPNGPFWADGWYHLFYQWNVFADRPGAGAMTWGQARSRDLVRWEHLPIALWPDWERGEAQCYSGGAFQPRGGAPLLFYASVPATAGMRSQWRVAPRDAAFTRWERDPSQAVVAADRQDGPAQHAAWRDPFVFETGGRTFMLLAAEHVPIYEATDAALTHWTYRGVFYDRPGLSAECPNLFPIGDRWILLLSPKGPVEYWVGRFDPETARFTVEREGRLHQGKAFYATHGLRDGQGRQILLGLVKGFPSGRGWRDCLALPRVLTLGADLRPRLEPVPELAQLRGEAKTVANLTVANTTRAIPGVTGDRLELIADLELGDARACGLRVRTASNGSRGVELRYVPGELRLPGSTVRLAPSNSGRVRLHVFLDRGVIEVFADEGRIAEVAVVRPDPADLTLTFFAEGGTAVLRRLDAWTLAALPETDVPWETTAP, encoded by the coding sequence ATGATCCCCCTGCGTCCATCGGTTGTTTCCGTTGCGGCTGGCGCGCTGCTGGCCGTCATTGCGGTCACTTCCCAATCCACGCTGGCCGCCGAAGCAACGCCGCCCGATCACAGCGAGGGGGCGGCGCTTCCCGCACGCACTCGCTGGACGGCAACAGGATCGGCGCTGAACGCGTCGCTGCGTCCGCCGAACGCCGACCTGCCTGCGACGGTTTGGGCGGACAGCCGGGTGGCGACGAATGGCACGGGCGCGACCGGCACGCTGACTTCGCCGCCGTTCTCGCTGACGCAGCCTTGCTTGGTTTTCCAGATCACGGGCGGCGCCCATCCCTTCCGCGCCGCCTTCAATCTTCTCTGTGACGGACAGGTCGTGCGGACCGCGACCGGTGGAGGCACCACGCCGCGGACAGTTACTTGGGATGTCCGCCGCTGGTTGGGCCGGAAAGGACAGCTCCAAGTGGTGGATTTGGTGGACGGCGACGACGGTTTTGTGCGCGTGGAGGCGCTGAGTTGGGCCGAAACGCCGGCGACTGCACCGAGCGGCGATGTGCCCATGGCAGTGCAAAGCGCGCGGCAGGAGGCGCAGGCTGACGTCGCAGCCGCGCGGCGGCGGGCGGGCGAGGATCCCTGGCGGCCGCAGTATCATTTTCTCCCCCCGGCCCAACGGATGAACGATCCCAACGGCCCGTTTTGGGCGGATGGCTGGTATCATCTCTTCTATCAGTGGAACGTCTTCGCGGACCGGCCCGGAGCCGGGGCCATGACGTGGGGACAAGCCCGCAGCCGGGATCTCGTGCGCTGGGAGCATCTGCCAATCGCGCTCTGGCCCGATTGGGAGCGGGGTGAGGCGCAGTGCTATTCGGGCGGCGCGTTCCAGCCCCGTGGCGGTGCTCCGCTGTTGTTCTATGCCTCGGTGCCGGCGACGGCGGGCATGCGGTCGCAGTGGCGCGTGGCGCCGCGCGATGCGGCCTTTACCCGCTGGGAACGCGACCCAAGTCAGGCCGTGGTCGCGGCGGACCGGCAGGACGGCCCGGCCCAGCATGCCGCCTGGCGGGATCCCTTCGTGTTCGAGACGGGTGGCCGAACCTTCATGCTGTTGGCGGCAGAGCACGTGCCGATTTACGAGGCCACCGACGCAGCGCTGACTCACTGGACCTATCGCGGCGTGTTCTACGATCGGCCGGGTCTCAGCGCGGAATGTCCCAATTTGTTCCCGATCGGCGACCGCTGGATCCTACTGCTCTCGCCCAAGGGGCCGGTGGAATATTGGGTGGGCCGCTTCGATCCCGAAACCGCGCGGTTCACCGTCGAGCGGGAAGGCCGGCTTCATCAGGGCAAGGCGTTCTATGCGACCCACGGCCTGCGCGACGGCCAGGGCCGGCAGATTCTCCTCGGCCTCGTGAAAGGCTTCCCGAGCGGACGCGGCTGGCGGGACTGTCTGGCGCTGCCTCGGGTGCTGACGCTGGGCGCTGACTTGCGGCCGCGCCTCGAACCCGTGCCGGAACTCGCGCAACTGCGAGGGGAGGCAAAGACGGTGGCCAATCTCACAGTCGCCAACACAACGCGGGCGATTCCGGGTGTGACGGGCGATCGGCTGGAACTCATCGCCGACCTTGAGCTCGGTGATGCCCGCGCCTGCGGGCTGCGCGTGCGGACCGCGAGCAATGGGAGTCGCGGCGTGGAACTGCGCTATGTGCCGGGCGAACTCCGGTTGCCAGGCAGCACCGTGCGGCTGGCACCGTCGAACTCCGGACGGGTACGTCTGCACGTCTTTCTTGATCGGGGTGTAATCGAGGTGTTCGCCGACGAAGGCCGGATCGCCGAAGTGGCGGTCGTGCGGCCTGATCCTGCCGATCTCACGCTAACTTTCTTCGCGGAAGGTGGCACCGCCGTGCTCCGCCGCCTCGATGCGTGGACCCTCGCGGCGCTGCCGGAGACTGACGTGCCTTGGGAGACAACCGCCCCGTGA
- a CDS encoding DUF3748 domain-containing protein — protein sequence MEDVSDRCRDHVLTTKEHGHVLTNLNVWTPDSGAVVYDTRSADDRFDGIRIEEVDVVTGQVRELFRATGGAHCGAVTCAPDGSHVVFILGPEHPTPDWTYGTTRRCGWMVSRAQPGAGTALDAEGYAPPFVAGVLRGGSHVHVFSPDGTRISFTYEDEVLAQLDARADAPEHDPNQRNVGVALLDGGPVRVPPTHPRSHDGSAFSVLVTRTVAKPRPGSDEISRAFEEGWVGTRGYRKPDGSWQQRALAFQGRVVAADGREHAEVFIVDLPDDLRRPGAGPLAGTTTRRPAPPADVRQRRLTFTDTRERRGLASVPRHWLRCAPDGSAIAFLLPNEDGAAQLWTVSPNGGPMHPIGHGAPAVASTFTWSPDGRWIACIRDGSVCATEVASGRTLRLTARRDPPHDPQPYACVFAPDGRRIAYTRRVGEWAQVCVVEVGPDLLSR from the coding sequence TTGGAGGATGTCTCGGACCGCTGTCGTGACCACGTCCTCACCACGAAGGAGCACGGCCACGTGCTGACGAATCTCAACGTCTGGACGCCCGACAGTGGGGCGGTCGTGTACGACACGCGTTCGGCCGACGATCGCTTCGACGGGATCAGGATCGAGGAAGTCGACGTCGTGACCGGCCAGGTCCGTGAGCTCTTCCGCGCCACGGGGGGCGCTCATTGCGGTGCGGTGACCTGCGCGCCCGATGGCTCTCACGTGGTCTTCATCCTCGGTCCCGAGCATCCCACCCCCGACTGGACCTACGGCACGACCCGGCGCTGCGGCTGGATGGTGAGCCGGGCGCAGCCGGGAGCGGGCACCGCGCTCGATGCGGAGGGATACGCCCCGCCATTTGTCGCCGGCGTACTGCGCGGCGGTTCGCATGTGCATGTTTTCAGTCCGGACGGCACCCGCATCAGCTTCACCTACGAAGACGAGGTGTTGGCCCAATTGGACGCCCGGGCAGATGCGCCGGAGCACGACCCGAACCAGCGCAATGTGGGCGTCGCCCTGCTCGACGGCGGCCCGGTGCGAGTGCCTCCCACGCATCCGCGTTCCCACGACGGCTCGGCCTTCTCGGTCCTCGTGACGCGCACGGTGGCAAAACCGCGTCCCGGCTCCGATGAAATCAGTCGCGCCTTCGAGGAAGGCTGGGTGGGCACGCGCGGCTATCGGAAGCCCGATGGTTCCTGGCAACAGCGGGCGCTCGCCTTCCAAGGCCGGGTGGTGGCGGCGGACGGCCGCGAGCACGCGGAAGTGTTCATCGTCGATCTTCCCGACGATCTGCGGCGTCCCGGTGCGGGCCCGCTCGCGGGCACGACCACGCGTCGACCGGCACCGCCCGCCGACGTCCGGCAGCGGCGGCTCACCTTCACCGACACGCGCGAGCGACGGGGGTTGGCCTCCGTACCGAGGCACTGGCTCCGCTGCGCGCCGGATGGGAGCGCGATTGCTTTTCTGCTGCCGAATGAAGACGGCGCGGCGCAACTCTGGACGGTTTCCCCCAACGGCGGGCCCATGCACCCGATCGGCCACGGTGCCCCCGCGGTGGCGTCGACGTTCACCTGGAGCCCCGATGGCCGGTGGATCGCCTGCATTCGCGACGGCAGCGTCTGCGCAACGGAGGTCGCCAGCGGACGCACCCTTCGGTTGACCGCCCGCCGTGATCCGCCGCACGACCCGCAGCCGTACGCCTGTGTGTTCGCACCCGACGGCCGCCGCATTGCCTACACGCGGCGCGTGGGTGAATGGGCGCAGGTGTGCGTGGTCGAGGTCGGTCCGGACCTGCTGTCGCGCTGA